One Deltaproteobacteria bacterium DNA segment encodes these proteins:
- a CDS encoding HD family hydrolase, producing the protein MTENEAGKLARFLYEAGHLKNLPRSGWLVAGIKNPESVADHSFRVAVMAALLAKLEGADVGRAVTLAVFHDLAETRTGDLHKMAQKYLDGKDGAEKAGNGQAESLPPPLNAFLKDAASEIHEKTSPEAAIVADADRLDCLFQALEYGACGFPTSEWVENSKNSLATESARAIAKAALEQDPFKWWEGLTVT; encoded by the coding sequence TTGACCGAAAACGAGGCTGGCAAACTCGCGCGTTTCCTGTACGAGGCGGGACATCTTAAAAACCTTCCGCGTTCGGGCTGGCTTGTGGCGGGAATAAAAAACCCCGAAAGCGTGGCCGACCACAGTTTCCGGGTGGCGGTGATGGCCGCCCTTCTGGCCAAACTGGAAGGCGCTGACGTGGGCCGGGCGGTTACGCTTGCTGTTTTTCACGATTTGGCCGAAACCCGCACCGGCGACCTTCACAAGATGGCTCAGAAGTACCTTGACGGAAAAGACGGAGCCGAAAAGGCTGGAAACGGGCAGGCGGAAAGCCTTCCGCCACCGTTGAACGCCTTTTTGAAGGACGCCGCCTCTGAAATTCACGAAAAGACAAGCCCCGAAGCCGCCATAGTGGCCGATGCCGACAGGCTGGACTGCCTGTTTCAGGCCCTGGAGTACGGGGCCTGCGGATTTCCCACATCCGAGTGGGTGGAAAACTCGAAAAACAGCCTTGCAACGGAATCCGCCCGCGCCATAGCCAAGGCTGCCCTTGAGCAAGACCCGTTTAAATGGTGGGAGGGGCTTACCGTTACCTGA
- a CDS encoding TatD family hydrolase yields the protein MPLRIFDSHCHVDDPSYDKDRDQVMDNAREAGVVAVLAAGITVDTCRKAVAMLGRYSGLFASVGVHPHDAKSLTDEGMSELVALSRNPKVKAWGEIGLDFNRMFSPKGDQEKWFARQLDTAEKLGLPVILHERDSQGRLLEILSAHPVSRKGVVHCFSGTESELFKYLDMGYYIGITGVLTHKERGEELRRLAVKIPRNRILVETDAPYLTPWPRRNKVRRNEPAFVADVLSRLAEVLGCELEPIAETVFQNTLAVFGITEEEIFT from the coding sequence ATGCCGCTTCGCATATTCGACAGCCACTGCCACGTTGACGACCCGTCTTACGATAAAGACCGCGACCAGGTGATGGACAACGCCCGCGAGGCTGGCGTGGTGGCTGTGTTGGCCGCCGGGATCACCGTTGACACCTGCCGCAAGGCGGTCGCCATGCTTGGACGTTACAGCGGGCTTTTCGCGTCAGTCGGGGTGCATCCCCACGACGCCAAGTCCCTTACGGACGAGGGGATGTCGGAGCTTGTGGCCCTGTCACGGAACCCCAAGGTGAAAGCCTGGGGCGAGATCGGCCTCGACTTCAACCGCATGTTCTCTCCAAAGGGCGACCAGGAAAAATGGTTCGCCCGCCAGCTCGACACGGCGGAAAAGCTGGGTCTTCCCGTGATTCTCCACGAGAGGGATTCACAAGGACGGCTCCTTGAAATCCTTTCGGCTCATCCCGTAAGCCGAAAAGGGGTGGTCCACTGCTTTTCGGGCACCGAAAGCGAGCTTTTCAAGTACCTCGACATGGGTTATTATATTGGAATAACCGGGGTGCTTACACACAAGGAGCGGGGGGAGGAACTGCGGCGGCTTGCCGTAAAAATTCCCAGAAACAGAATTTTGGTGGAAACCGACGCGCCATATCTCACCCCCTGGCCCAGGCGCAACAAGGTGCGGCGCAACGAACCGGCCTTTGTGGCGGACGTTCTTTCAAGGCTTGCCGAAGTTCTGGGTTGCGAGTTGGAACCGATAGCGGAAACCGTTTTTCAAAACACCCTGGCTGTTTTCGGAATAACGGAAGAGGAAATTTTCACTTGA
- a CDS encoding indolepyruvate oxidoreductase subunit beta: MKPVRLIMVAVGGQGNLLAARVLGEAALSENIPVRMSEIHGMAQRGGVVESAMIFGDAASPIISDGCADVLLGFEPAETLRAVNRANPDTVVITNTAKLPPFTAAIGKGVYPEIETIISLLKEKTKKVVAFDALELAKKAENPLAVNMVLLGALIATGTIPVSADAVRKAIAAETKKAFVASNHAAFDLGFGEAK; the protein is encoded by the coding sequence ATGAAACCCGTTAGACTCATTATGGTCGCCGTGGGTGGCCAGGGAAACCTTCTGGCGGCGAGGGTGCTGGGGGAGGCCGCGCTTTCCGAAAACATACCCGTGCGCATGAGCGAAATCCACGGCATGGCCCAGCGTGGCGGAGTGGTGGAAAGCGCCATGATCTTCGGCGATGCCGCAAGCCCCATCATTTCGGACGGCTGCGCGGACGTGCTCCTGGGCTTCGAGCCCGCCGAGACTTTGCGGGCCGTAAACCGCGCCAACCCGGACACGGTGGTCATAACAAACACGGCCAAACTTCCGCCCTTCACGGCGGCAATCGGCAAGGGCGTTTACCCTGAAATCGAGACCATCATCTCGCTTTTGAAGGAAAAAACCAAAAAGGTGGTGGCCTTCGACGCCCTGGAACTGGCGAAAAAAGCGGAGAACCCCCTTGCCGTCAACATGGTGCTTTTAGGCGCGCTCATCGCAACCGGAACCATTCCCGTGTCGGCGGATGCGGTAAGAAAAGCAATCGCGGCGGAGACGAAAAAGGCGTTCGTGGCGTCCAACCACGCGGCCTTCGATCTTGGTTTCGGCGAGGCGAAATAG
- the iorA gene encoding indolepyruvate ferredoxin oxidoreductase subunit alpha: MHKLLENSPGKKVFYLGNEAIARGALEAGVACATTYPGTPSSEISLSLFQVSKETDLYFEYSVNEKVALEVAAAAANTGVRSFCMMKHVGMNVAADVLMTLSYIGVKAGLVILTADDPFMFSSQNEQDNRYYGKLAGLPILEPSTPQEAKDMMISGMEMSEKLGVPVILRTTTRVNHSTAQVTLGEIGPINIKGSFTKNPFMMVAIPAVSRRLHTRLLARLAEAEKLADDSPANFIEGGGPLGIVVNGVSYNYVKDAIAELGIAEKVSVFRMGFSNPAPKGKIAAFLKGKEKILVAEEGEPFMEEMIKAVAQENGVIIPIKGKAEGLFSREGEFDPALVRGVMARFFGVADTPPARIDQAGIPEIPARPPNLCAGCPHRATFYEVHQAAGDRSTIFPTDIGCYTLGVLPPLSAADFLICMGSSAGTSAGFSKFTKDKTIAFIGDSTFFHSGIAGLVNAVFNNHNFTLVIVDNGTTAMTGHQPHPGVDMVEMGFSGYNRVSIENVVRGLGVQTVVVTDPYKVKKSIEAIKEALDAPGISVVISRQICPLYARSVKRPRRGPFTVTDKCKNHRTCVDKLGCPAMYVEAGKVRINAEQCTGCAVCAQVCPENAIVPFKG, from the coding sequence ATGCATAAACTCTTGGAAAATTCACCAGGGAAAAAGGTCTTCTACCTCGGAAACGAGGCCATCGCGCGCGGGGCCCTGGAAGCCGGGGTGGCCTGCGCCACCACCTATCCCGGAACGCCGTCCTCGGAAATCAGCCTTTCTCTTTTCCAGGTTTCCAAAGAGACCGACCTCTACTTCGAGTACTCGGTGAACGAGAAGGTGGCCCTGGAAGTGGCCGCAGCCGCCGCCAATACGGGGGTCCGCAGCTTCTGCATGATGAAGCACGTGGGGATGAACGTGGCCGCCGACGTACTCATGACCCTCTCCTACATCGGGGTCAAGGCCGGGCTGGTTATTCTCACCGCCGACGACCCCTTCATGTTCTCCAGCCAGAACGAGCAGGACAACCGCTATTACGGCAAGCTCGCGGGCCTTCCCATACTTGAGCCCTCCACTCCCCAGGAGGCCAAGGACATGATGATTTCCGGCATGGAGATGTCCGAAAAACTTGGCGTGCCGGTAATTTTGCGCACAACGACCCGCGTGAACCACTCCACCGCCCAAGTCACCCTTGGCGAAATAGGCCCGATCAACATAAAGGGCAGCTTCACCAAGAATCCCTTCATGATGGTGGCCATTCCAGCAGTTTCCCGAAGGCTCCACACCCGGCTGCTTGCGCGTCTCGCCGAGGCCGAAAAACTGGCCGACGACAGCCCCGCCAATTTCATCGAGGGCGGCGGCCCCTTGGGGATAGTGGTGAACGGCGTAAGCTACAACTACGTGAAGGACGCCATAGCCGAGCTTGGAATAGCTGAAAAAGTCTCCGTCTTCCGCATGGGCTTTTCAAACCCCGCGCCCAAGGGGAAAATCGCTGCCTTTCTTAAGGGCAAGGAAAAAATCCTTGTGGCGGAAGAGGGCGAGCCCTTCATGGAGGAAATGATAAAGGCCGTGGCCCAGGAAAACGGCGTAATCATCCCCATAAAAGGCAAGGCCGAGGGGCTTTTTTCGCGAGAGGGCGAGTTCGACCCGGCCCTGGTGCGAGGCGTGATGGCCAGGTTCTTCGGCGTGGCGGACACCCCGCCCGCACGCATAGACCAGGCTGGCATCCCGGAAATCCCGGCCCGTCCGCCCAACCTCTGCGCGGGCTGCCCCCACCGGGCCACCTTCTACGAGGTGCATCAGGCCGCAGGCGACCGGTCCACCATCTTCCCCACGGACATCGGCTGCTACACCCTGGGCGTGCTGCCACCCCTTTCGGCTGCTGATTTCCTTATCTGCATGGGCTCGTCAGCAGGCACATCAGCGGGTTTTTCAAAGTTCACCAAAGATAAGACCATAGCCTTTATCGGCGATTCCACCTTTTTCCATTCCGGCATCGCAGGGCTTGTTAACGCTGTTTTCAACAACCACAACTTCACCCTGGTTATAGTGGACAACGGCACCACCGCCATGACCGGCCACCAGCCCCATCCGGGCGTGGACATGGTGGAAATGGGATTTTCAGGCTACAACCGGGTCTCCATAGAAAACGTGGTGCGAGGCCTTGGGGTGCAAACCGTCGTCGTAACCGACCCCTACAAGGTGAAGAAAAGCATAGAGGCCATAAAGGAAGCCCTGGACGCCCCCGGCATCTCGGTGGTCATAAGCCGCCAGATATGCCCCCTGTACGCAAGAAGCGTCAAGCGCCCCAGGCGCGGCCCCTTCACCGTAACCGATAAGTGCAAGAACCACCGCACCTGCGTTGATAAACTGGGGTGCCCGGCCATGTATGTTGAGGCCGGAAAGGTGAGAATCAATGCGGAGCAGTGCACGGGATGCGCCGTGTGCGCCCAGGTCTGCCCGGAAAACGCTATTGTTCCTTTCAAGGGCTAG
- a CDS encoding XTP/dITP diphosphatase — translation MPGKPVLVLATRNAGKIKELRRLLEKVPITVKGLSDYPPFPEPVEDGETFRENAVKKALATMRHLGVASLADDSGLCVEALLGAPGVLSARYGGEGLTDADRCERLLEALKDVADRRAAFMCVAALALPDGSVHTWEGRVEGLILESPEGENGFGYDPVFYYQPFERSFALLSREEKNSVSHRGKAMALFADDISQLFDRLQKPVNP, via the coding sequence ATGCCCGGAAAACCGGTTCTGGTTCTGGCCACAAGAAACGCCGGAAAAATAAAGGAGTTGAGAAGGCTTCTGGAAAAGGTTCCCATAACCGTCAAGGGCCTTTCCGATTATCCGCCTTTTCCCGAACCCGTGGAAGACGGCGAAACCTTCCGCGAGAACGCCGTCAAAAAGGCCCTGGCCACCATGAGGCATCTTGGCGTCGCGTCGCTTGCCGACGATTCCGGCCTTTGCGTGGAGGCCCTTCTAGGCGCGCCCGGCGTTCTCTCGGCCCGTTACGGCGGGGAGGGCCTGACCGACGCAGATCGATGCGAGAGGCTTCTGGAGGCTCTGAAGGATGTGGCCGACAGAAGGGCGGCCTTCATGTGCGTGGCGGCCCTGGCCCTGCCGGACGGATCCGTGCATACTTGGGAGGGCAGGGTGGAAGGCCTTATCCTGGAATCGCCGGAGGGGGAAAACGGCTTCGGATACGACCCGGTTTTTTACTATCAGCCATTTGAACGTTCTTTCGCCCTGTTGAGCCGGGAGGAAAAAAACTCAGTCAGCCACCGGGGAAAAGCTATGGCTCTTTTTGCCGACGATATAAGCCAGTTGTTCGACCGGTTGCAGAAACCGGTCAACCCATAA
- a CDS encoding MBL fold metallo-hydrolase, with product MSELKPVEKVEIITLADNYVDLVSMDNNEHVTRAMPVKDMVFSNSILAEHGFSAMLRVTADGATHSIIMDFGLSPDASARNAEAMGLDLSQAEAAVLSHGHVDHFGGMKAVGASVGKKLDLYVHPAAFRKARFFEPFPGLKITMPVISETDVKEAGFTPVKTGEPTVLADGQILFLGEIERVTGFEKGMPNAFYTADDGEYLWDPLVDDTALAVNVAGKGLVVLSGCAHSGIVNTVKHAMKLSGVDKVHAVIGGFHLSGSAFAQTIDPTVAALAGLSPDFVVPTHCTGRNAGLAFERKFGEKFLVNMSGTTLTFTS from the coding sequence ATGTCAGAGTTGAAGCCCGTGGAAAAAGTGGAAATCATAACCCTTGCCGACAACTACGTCGACCTTGTTTCGATGGATAACAACGAACACGTCACCCGCGCCATGCCGGTGAAGGACATGGTGTTTTCAAACTCCATCCTTGCCGAGCACGGTTTTTCAGCCATGTTGCGCGTAACCGCCGATGGCGCGACGCACAGCATAATCATGGATTTCGGGCTTTCCCCGGACGCTTCGGCCAGGAACGCCGAAGCCATGGGGCTCGACCTGTCCCAGGCGGAAGCCGCAGTTCTCTCGCACGGGCACGTTGACCACTTCGGCGGCATGAAGGCCGTGGGCGCGTCCGTCGGGAAAAAGCTCGATCTTTACGTGCATCCGGCGGCCTTCAGGAAGGCCCGCTTCTTTGAGCCCTTTCCGGGGCTTAAAATCACCATGCCGGTGATTTCGGAAACCGACGTGAAAGAGGCCGGTTTTACCCCGGTAAAAACCGGAGAGCCGACCGTGCTTGCCGACGGCCAAATCCTCTTTCTGGGTGAAATAGAGAGGGTCACCGGGTTTGAAAAGGGCATGCCCAACGCCTTTTACACGGCGGACGACGGTGAATACCTCTGGGACCCCCTTGTGGACGACACCGCCCTTGCCGTGAACGTGGCGGGAAAGGGCCTCGTGGTGCTTTCAGGCTGCGCCCATTCGGGGATAGTGAACACGGTGAAGCATGCCATGAAGCTTAGCGGCGTTGACAAGGTTCACGCGGTTATCGGCGGGTTCCACCTATCCGGCTCCGCCTTTGCCCAAACCATTGATCCCACCGTGGCGGCCCTTGCGGGACTTTCTCCCGATTTCGTGGTCCCCACCCACTGCACCGGACGCAACGCGGGGCTTGCATTTGAAAGAAAATTCGGCGAAAAGTTTCTGGTCAACATGAGCGGCACAACGCTAACATTTACCTCATGA
- a CDS encoding outer membrane protein transport protein produces MKRGTRYTLLALCAALTLASPAFATNGDNLMAIGPIARSMGGVGIADPQDAISAVFSNPAAMCFGDWCPSTGMDFAATLFMPEVSTEITRPGQVIRSESDDSVYAIPAIGLSVPLSKNAPEWRFGLAAYGVSGLGVNYKKTDLESATLMPGAPLVAATYTELQIMKFAPAISYQVSDKWSLGLALNADYATLDLGSGGAAGYGFGAQLGAIFRPTDKLSFGLTYTTPQTVTHDAVTDFDGDGKWDDLKLQAPQQAGFGAAVSLFENKVLLEADVKWINWANADGYEDFDWNDQTVLGLGLQVKPTRALALRLGYNYSENPLEEHENFNGVFGQTTLIQGKEVPTYYYETFRLVGFPAITKHHLTFGAGYAFTERFTVNLAYTHGFEETMTEKGVDMTGQPVTLASTLTEQSFDFGLSWKF; encoded by the coding sequence ATGAAAAGAGGAACCCGTTACACCCTGCTGGCCCTTTGCGCGGCCTTAACCCTTGCCTCGCCCGCATTCGCCACCAACGGCGACAACCTGATGGCCATCGGCCCCATCGCCCGTTCCATGGGAGGCGTGGGCATAGCCGACCCCCAGGACGCCATAAGCGCGGTATTCTCGAACCCCGCCGCCATGTGCTTCGGAGACTGGTGCCCCTCAACCGGAATGGACTTTGCCGCAACCCTTTTCATGCCGGAAGTCTCGACGGAAATCACCCGCCCCGGACAGGTGATCCGCTCGGAAAGCGATGACTCCGTATACGCGATACCCGCCATAGGGCTTTCGGTGCCTCTTTCCAAGAATGCGCCTGAATGGCGTTTCGGCCTTGCGGCCTACGGGGTGTCCGGCCTTGGAGTCAACTACAAGAAGACCGACCTGGAAAGCGCAACCCTCATGCCCGGCGCTCCCCTTGTGGCGGCCACTTACACCGAGCTTCAGATAATGAAGTTCGCCCCGGCGATCTCCTACCAGGTATCGGACAAGTGGTCCCTTGGCCTTGCCCTTAACGCGGACTACGCCACCCTGGACCTCGGAAGCGGAGGCGCTGCAGGCTACGGCTTCGGCGCTCAACTGGGCGCAATTTTTCGCCCCACCGACAAGCTGAGCTTCGGGCTCACCTACACCACGCCCCAGACCGTAACCCACGATGCCGTTACGGATTTCGACGGGGACGGAAAGTGGGATGACCTGAAACTCCAGGCCCCACAGCAGGCGGGCTTTGGAGCGGCTGTCAGCCTTTTCGAGAACAAGGTTCTTCTGGAAGCGGACGTGAAGTGGATAAACTGGGCGAATGCTGACGGCTACGAGGATTTCGACTGGAACGATCAGACCGTTCTGGGCCTGGGGCTTCAGGTGAAACCCACCAGGGCCCTGGCCCTGAGGCTTGGGTACAACTACAGCGAGAATCCCCTTGAGGAGCATGAAAATTTCAACGGCGTTTTCGGCCAGACAACGCTCATTCAGGGCAAAGAGGTTCCCACCTATTATTACGAAACCTTCCGGCTGGTGGGCTTTCCTGCAATAACCAAGCACCACCTCACCTTTGGAGCGGGCTATGCCTTCACGGAACGCTTCACCGTAAACCTTGCCTACACCCACGGGTTTGAGGAAACCATGACGGAAAAGGGCGTGGACATGACCGGCCAGCCCGTGACCCTGGCCTCCACCCTTACCGAGCAGAGCTTCGACTTCGGCCTTTCCTGGAAATTCTGA
- a CDS encoding (Fe-S)-binding protein, translating into MDDTTRDELLKLFESKLARAAKLYLNTCSRCGVCVSACHVYASMPQAKYIAAYRAEIVRRIYKKFFTVKGRFWKSLGESKDLNEMALQELYEAAYSCTGCRRCMVFCPFGIDTQLLMSIAKLLLVGAHAEPEILTMLADTSVMKGESLDIFREGFLESVKELEAEVLEKWRGEAGQIPIPVDKVGSDLLYVALAGAHSIVPTAAVFNAAKENWTLSFFEAVNFGAFVGDPIKTRQILDRIVNEAKRLKVKEVVICECGTAFRVMKQMTKGEPFKVSSITEVHARYIREGRIKVRKGLFPELATYHDPCQIARNGGVFNEPREIICALTDNFAEMSPDPVMNWCCGGGGGLVALGEETLDFRMKSARVKADQVKESKAKILVTACENCHTQLSDLNEHYQMNVDVKFLTSMVADALVGAP; encoded by the coding sequence ATGGACGACACCACCCGCGACGAGCTGTTAAAACTTTTCGAGTCCAAACTTGCCCGCGCAGCCAAGCTGTACCTTAACACCTGTTCCCGCTGCGGAGTCTGCGTTTCCGCCTGCCACGTTTACGCTTCCATGCCCCAGGCGAAATACATCGCGGCTTACCGGGCCGAAATCGTGCGTCGCATCTACAAAAAATTTTTCACCGTAAAGGGCCGGTTCTGGAAGAGCCTGGGCGAATCGAAAGACCTAAACGAGATGGCCTTGCAGGAACTCTACGAGGCCGCCTACTCCTGCACCGGTTGCCGCCGCTGCATGGTCTTCTGCCCGTTCGGCATAGACACCCAGCTTCTTATGTCCATCGCAAAACTCCTTCTTGTCGGGGCGCACGCCGAGCCGGAAATACTTACCATGCTGGCCGACACCTCGGTGATGAAGGGCGAGTCCCTGGATATTTTCCGGGAAGGCTTTCTTGAAAGCGTGAAGGAACTGGAGGCCGAAGTCCTTGAAAAATGGAGGGGCGAGGCCGGTCAGATTCCCATTCCGGTTGATAAGGTTGGCTCAGACCTCCTCTACGTGGCGCTTGCAGGAGCCCATTCCATCGTTCCCACAGCGGCGGTTTTCAACGCGGCCAAGGAAAACTGGACCCTCTCCTTTTTCGAGGCCGTGAATTTCGGCGCTTTCGTGGGCGATCCCATAAAAACCAGGCAGATTCTGGACCGCATCGTAAACGAGGCCAAGAGGCTTAAAGTAAAGGAAGTGGTTATCTGCGAATGCGGCACGGCTTTTCGGGTGATGAAGCAGATGACCAAGGGCGAGCCTTTCAAGGTGAGCTCCATAACCGAGGTCCACGCCCGCTACATCAGGGAGGGCCGTATAAAGGTCAGGAAGGGCCTTTTCCCGGAACTGGCCACCTATCACGACCCATGCCAGATAGCCAGAAACGGCGGGGTTTTCAACGAGCCACGCGAAATTATCTGTGCGCTTACGGATAATTTCGCGGAAATGTCCCCGGACCCGGTTATGAACTGGTGCTGCGGCGGCGGCGGCGGACTCGTGGCCCTGGGCGAGGAGACCCTTGATTTCCGAATGAAATCAGCAAGGGTCAAGGCTGACCAGGTTAAAGAGAGCAAGGCGAAGATTCTGGTGACCGCCTGCGAAAACTGCCACACCCAGCTTTCCGATCTTAACGAACACTACCAGATGAACGTTGACGTGAAGTTTCTTACGTCCATGGTGGCCGACGCCCTTGTGGGTGCCCCCTGA
- a CDS encoding respiratory nitrate reductase subunit gamma translates to MDKISYFILIPMVYAAFAVLVLGVAVQLALLLRTKQEPVAPIYPLSRFRIAGALYDTFLMPQVRRHAKVLWVFLMAFHVCLLLLLVGHLELVADIPLIQIVPHQIFLGNGFVGLILAICLLYFLFRRFASPVRDLSVPEDYYLLILLFLTVIFGAEMDWARNWYGYGELNVDHYRQYLWSVVTLKPELPYEVTVTGHRFMLVLHVFFANLFLMVLPFSKIMHAFLALPVNRLRRG, encoded by the coding sequence GTGGATAAGATTTCCTATTTCATCCTGATCCCAATGGTTTACGCGGCCTTCGCCGTTCTGGTGCTGGGCGTGGCCGTGCAACTCGCGCTTCTCCTGCGGACAAAGCAGGAGCCCGTTGCACCCATCTACCCTTTAAGCCGGTTCAGAATCGCCGGGGCCCTTTACGACACCTTTCTCATGCCCCAGGTAAGGAGGCACGCCAAGGTTCTATGGGTGTTCCTCATGGCCTTTCACGTCTGCCTTCTTCTGCTTCTGGTCGGGCATCTTGAGCTTGTCGCAGACATTCCCCTCATTCAGATCGTACCCCACCAGATTTTTCTCGGAAACGGATTCGTGGGCCTTATTCTGGCCATCTGCCTGCTCTATTTCCTTTTCCGCCGTTTCGCCTCCCCTGTGCGCGACCTTTCGGTGCCTGAGGACTACTACCTTCTCATCCTTCTTTTCCTCACGGTGATCTTCGGAGCGGAAATGGACTGGGCCCGAAACTGGTACGGCTACGGCGAGCTTAACGTTGACCACTACCGCCAGTACCTTTGGAGCGTCGTGACCCTAAAGCCCGAACTCCCCTACGAGGTCACGGTCACCGGACATCGCTTCATGCTGGTGCTTCACGTGTTCTTCGCAAACCTCTTTCTTATGGTCCTGCCTTTTTCCAAGATAATGCATGCTTTTCTGGCCCTGCCCGTGAACAGGCTGAGGAGGGGATAA
- a CDS encoding sulfurtransferase TusA family protein, whose amino-acid sequence MKADKVMDLKGLPCPMPVVKISKGIKEVAVGQVVEAVTSDPGARADFPAWAKSSGNEILKAEQDGKITRFWIKRNK is encoded by the coding sequence ATGAAAGCCGACAAGGTGATGGACCTGAAGGGCCTTCCCTGCCCCATGCCGGTGGTGAAAATCAGCAAGGGCATAAAGGAAGTGGCGGTTGGACAGGTGGTTGAGGCGGTCACCTCCGATCCCGGCGCGCGGGCGGATTTTCCCGCCTGGGCCAAATCCTCCGGCAACGAGATTTTGAAAGCCGAGCAGGACGGCAAGATCACCCGGTTCTGGATCAAGAGGAACAAGTGA
- a CDS encoding DsrE/DsrF/DrsH-like family protein gives MEEVMEENQANPDELQKKFAEFSEQLDEVKGKVTENKLSMVVFSGDLDKLLAAFIIGTGAVAMGMEVVMFFTFWATPALRDPKKQPGQKDMMGTMFGAMLPKGAEKVKLSKMNMGGMGTAMMKSLMTKKNVASLPQMIEMAGDLGVKIYLCEMSMDLMGFSMKEMIDYPDLTACGVATFLAEAGNSRIQLFI, from the coding sequence ATGGAGGAAGTCATGGAAGAAAATCAGGCCAACCCGGACGAGCTTCAGAAAAAGTTCGCGGAATTTTCCGAACAACTCGATGAGGTAAAGGGCAAGGTCACCGAAAACAAGCTCTCGATGGTGGTGTTTTCGGGCGACCTGGACAAGCTGCTGGCCGCTTTCATCATAGGAACCGGGGCGGTTGCCATGGGCATGGAAGTCGTCATGTTCTTCACCTTCTGGGCCACACCTGCCCTCAGGGATCCCAAAAAGCAGCCGGGCCAAAAGGACATGATGGGAACCATGTTCGGGGCCATGCTCCCCAAGGGCGCGGAAAAGGTGAAGCTTTCCAAAATGAACATGGGCGGCATGGGCACGGCCATGATGAAGTCCCTGATGACCAAGAAGAACGTGGCGTCCCTGCCTCAGATGATCGAAATGGCGGGCGACCTTGGGGTAAAAATCTACCTTTGCGAAATGAGCATGGACCTCATGGGCTTTTCAATGAAGGAGATGATCGATTACCCGGACCTTACCGCCTGCGGCGTGGCCACCTTTCTGGCCGAGGCGGGAAACAGCCGTATTCAGCTTTTCATTTAA
- a CDS encoding MarR family transcriptional regulator, protein MNEIAEIRGVTPDQYQVAKLQALITEMVRCCEDRRIYEHDRFGLPWAEARCLALFLGERYLTVKTLAEKMDVAKSRITKIIDHLEEKGMVKRLPDPGDARVTLIGLTQKGSEKMNEIGEFHREIHGRVLYRINPDERHEMLSQLEKLRNAMESVKATLR, encoded by the coding sequence ATGAACGAAATCGCCGAAATAAGGGGCGTAACGCCCGATCAGTACCAGGTGGCCAAGCTCCAGGCCCTCATTACCGAAATGGTGAGGTGCTGCGAAGACCGCAGAATCTACGAGCACGACCGCTTCGGGCTCCCCTGGGCCGAGGCCCGCTGTCTGGCCCTCTTTCTGGGTGAGCGCTACCTTACGGTCAAGACCCTTGCCGAAAAGATGGACGTGGCCAAGAGCCGGATCACCAAGATCATAGACCACCTGGAAGAAAAAGGCATGGTGAAAAGGCTCCCCGACCCCGGCGACGCCCGCGTCACCCTGATCGGCCTAACCCAGAAGGGGTCGGAAAAAATGAACGAGATCGGGGAGTTTCACAGGGAAATCCACGGACGGGTCCTTTACAGGATAAACCCGGACGAACGCCACGAAATGCTGAGCCAGCTCGAAAAGCTGAGAAACGCCATGGAGTCGGTGAAGGCCACCCTGCGCTGA
- a CDS encoding cyclic nucleotide-binding domain-containing protein, which yields MPTPEAKSARSISVILDSIAGIGLFESLSDEDLKVVAAHMHFLEVGEGEMVFEEGEKGNYMCFVVDGELSVIKDAASGERAIITRLSRGDSLGEMAVIDNFPRSATVIATSPATLLTLSSPDFHHLLTGHSHIGITILKGIARLLSINLRKTSIQLADTMMPLL from the coding sequence ATGCCCACCCCCGAAGCAAAATCGGCCAGAAGCATTTCGGTTATACTGGATTCCATCGCCGGAATCGGCCTTTTCGAGAGCCTTTCCGACGAAGACCTGAAGGTCGTGGCCGCCCACATGCATTTTCTGGAGGTGGGGGAAGGGGAGATGGTTTTCGAGGAAGGCGAAAAGGGCAACTACATGTGCTTCGTGGTGGACGGCGAACTTTCGGTGATAAAGGACGCCGCAAGCGGTGAGCGCGCCATAATAACCAGGCTCTCGCGGGGCGATTCCCTGGGGGAGATGGCGGTGATAGACAATTTTCCGCGCTCGGCCACGGTGATCGCCACTTCGCCCGCAACTCTTCTCACGCTTTCAAGCCCGGACTTCCATCATCTTTTGACCGGGCACTCCCATATAGGAATCACAATACTAAAGGGAATTGCAAGGCTTCTGTCCATCAACCTCAGAAAGACATCCATTCAGCTTGCGGATACCATGATGCCTTTGCTTTAA